A genomic stretch from Dermacentor albipictus isolate Rhodes 1998 colony unplaced genomic scaffold, USDA_Dalb.pri_finalv2 scaffold_54, whole genome shotgun sequence includes:
- the LOC135899942 gene encoding uncharacterized protein — MQRRQQRDRMGVMLLLNHVLFEVGVETIPPVTLLTVLAQACVFLQLFELPWRDIYGACISVDTVLFKKQWMRIFCGAVEHGDSLHLYYNMVSFIWKGKLLEPPFGSAQFAYIIILFTALCSVVFVGLNYLLARFIDVSFDYHCGVGFSCVIFTLKVLSNYYFPEQRRRVLGIIVDLPSGQIVWVELVLLQLVTPNASFVGHLAGILVGVAYVYGVITPISDLLWNLLGQQPVRLTRPRHDRRREPGRLASLPYGAILVSAVLVMLQLDLVPHHWKKLVNGPCVTSSLVIDHRQWKLLFLPALHSTEYLHMVYTVLSLIGLGFYLERRMGVNRFLRALLGLTVTTNFAFCLMTYYILPNCKEIAGVHAFEMHYKCFLGLTATLIAMKGLYAAYYPRDRYLFLLFLVPVPKILGAVFEVALLHFILPHDSAHDRIVGNIIGFCIGPVLAILSGIS; from the coding sequence ATGCAACGCAGGCAACAGCGTGACAGGATGGGCGTGATGCTGCTCCTAAACCATGTATTGTTTGAAGTGGGGGTAGAAACCATTCCACCGGTCACGCTATTGACTGTACTCGCTCAAGCGTGCGTTTTCCTCCAACTTTTCGAACTGCCCTGGCGCGACATCTACGGCGCTTGCATTAGTGTTGACACCGTTCTTTTCAAGAAACAGTGGATGCGCATCTTCTGCGGGGCGGTCGAACACGGCGACAGTCTACACCTGTATTACAACATGGTTTCCTTCATTTGGAAGGGAAAGCTTCTCGAACCTCCCTTCGGGAGCGCGCAATTCGCTTACATAATCATCCTCTTTACTGCACTCTGTAGCGTTGTGTTCGTAGGTTTAAACTATCTGTTGGCCAGGTTCATCGACGTTTCGTTCGACTACCACTGTGGTGTCGGCTTCTCCTGCGTTATCTTCACCCTCAAGGTACTTAGCAATTACTACTTCCCCGAACAACGTCGGCGCGTTCTGGGCATCATCGTTGACTTGCCCTCCGGACAAATCGTCTGGGTAGAGCTGGTGCTCCTTCAGCTTGTCACGCCGAATGCCTCTTTCGTCGGTCATCTCGCCGGTATCCTAGTCGGCGTCGCCTACGTCTACGGAGTCATCACGCCCATCTCCGACCTCCTCTGGAACCTCCTCGGGCAACAACCCGTGCGCCTCACGCGACCGCGACATGACCGTCGGCGTGAACCTGGCCGGCTGGCTTCGTTGCCCTACGGGGCTATCCTTGTGTCGGCGGTGCTCGTCATGTTGCAATTGGACCTTGTGCCGCACCACTGGAAGAAGCTGGTGAACGGTCCGTGCGTCACTTCTTCGCTCGTGATAGATCATCGCCAGTGGAAGCTGTTGTTCCTCCCAGCACTGCACTCCACGGAATATCTGCACATGGTCTACACGGTGCTGTCGTTGATCGGCCTCGGCTTCTATCTTGAACGCAGGATGGGTGTCAACCGCTTCCTAAGAGCACTCTTGGGCCTCACGGTCACCACCAACTTCGCTTTCTGTCTGATGACATATTACATCCTGCCGAACTGCAAGGAGATTGCCGGTGTGCATGCCTTTGAAATGCACTATAAGTGTTTCCTTGGCTTGACGGCTACGCTGATTGCCATGAAGGGCCTCTACGCCGCTTATTACCCTAGGGACAGAtacttgtttttgttatttttggtTCCAGTGCCCAAGATATTAGGCGCCGTTTTTGAAGTTGCACTACTTCATTTTATATTGCCCCATGATAGTGCCCATGATAGGATAGTGGGCAACATAATAGGTTTTTGCATTGGACCCGTGTTGGCAATATTATCAGGAATTTCTTAG